The following are encoded together in the Chaetodon trifascialis isolate fChaTrf1 chromosome 3, fChaTrf1.hap1, whole genome shotgun sequence genome:
- the cdc42 gene encoding cell division control protein 42 homolog isoform X1 yields MQTIKCVVVGDGAVGKTCLLISYTTNKFPSEYVPTVFDNYAVTVMIGGEPYTLGLFDTAGQEDYDRLRPLSYPQTDVFLVCFSVVSPSSFENVKEKWVPEITHHCPKTPFLLVGTQIDLRDDPSTIEKLAKNKQKPITPETAEKLARDLKAVKYVECSALTQKGLKNVFDEAILAALEPPEPKRKRKCVLL; encoded by the exons ATGCAGACCATCAAGTGTGTTGTAGTTGGGGACGGTGCTGTGGGTAAAACCTGCCTGCTCATCTCTTACACCACAAACAAGTTTCCCTCTGAGTATGTACCTACG GTATTTGATAACTATGCTGTAACTGTAATGATCGGAGGCGAGCCCTACACTCTGGGCTTGTTTGATACAGCAG GTCAGGAAGACTACGACAGGTTACGACCCCTGAGTTATCCCCAGACAGATGTCtttcttgtctgtttttctgttgtgtccccctcctccttcgaaaatgtcaaagaaaag tGGGTTCCAGAGATCACCCACCACTGTCCAAAGACCCCCTTCCTGCTAGTTGGGACTCAGATTGACTTGCGGGATGACCCATCCACTATAGAGAAGCTGGCCAAGAACAAGCAAAAGCCCATCACTCCGGAGACAGCCGAGAAGTTGGCGAGAGACCTCAAGGCTGTGAAATACGTGGAGTGTTCAGCCCTCACACAG aAAGGCCTCAAGAATGTGTTTGATGAGGCGATATTGGCTGCATTGGAGCCCCCAGAGCCCAAGAGGAAACGCAAATGTGTGCTGCTATGA
- the cdc42 gene encoding cell division control protein 42 homolog isoform X2, protein MQTIKCVVVGDGAVGKTCLLISYTTNKFPSEYVPTVFDNYAVTVMIGGEPYTLGLFDTAGQEDYDRLRPLSYPQTDVFLVCFSVVSPSSFENVKEKWVPEITHHCPKTPFLLVGTQIDLRDDPSTIEKLAKNKQKPITPETAEKLARDLKAVKYVECSALTQRGLKNVFDEAILAALEPPETQRKRKCCIF, encoded by the exons ATGCAGACCATCAAGTGTGTTGTAGTTGGGGACGGTGCTGTGGGTAAAACCTGCCTGCTCATCTCTTACACCACAAACAAGTTTCCCTCTGAGTATGTACCTACG GTATTTGATAACTATGCTGTAACTGTAATGATCGGAGGCGAGCCCTACACTCTGGGCTTGTTTGATACAGCAG GTCAGGAAGACTACGACAGGTTACGACCCCTGAGTTATCCCCAGACAGATGTCtttcttgtctgtttttctgttgtgtccccctcctccttcgaaaatgtcaaagaaaag tGGGTTCCAGAGATCACCCACCACTGTCCAAAGACCCCCTTCCTGCTAGTTGGGACTCAGATTGACTTGCGGGATGACCCATCCACTATAGAGAAGCTGGCCAAGAACAAGCAAAAGCCCATCACTCCGGAGACAGCCGAGAAGTTGGCGAGAGACCTCAAGGCTGTGAAATACGTGGAGTGTTCAGCCCTCACACAG CGAGGGCTGAAGAATGTATTTGACGAAGCTATCCTAGCTGCCCTAGAGCCacctgagacacagagaaagaggaaatgctGTATATTCTAA